The window TGTTGGATGATGACAATACTAATGATAACGCGTCTTCTGCAAAGAGACCGGTGAAGCGAAAAGACTTGTCACGGCGCGCCGTGCTCAAGGCCGGCGCCGCGGTGGCGGGCGCCGCGATTGGCTCCGACGCGATCCGCGGCTTTCCGACGATCTGGGCGCAGGAGATCAAGGACATCGAATTGCGGCATGTCGGGGTGTCCTATTCGGTGGTGAAAGCGATCGGAGACCAGGCGGCGAAAGATCTCGGTTTTAAAGTGACGATGCAGAATCTGGATACGTCAGCCGCCATCAACCGCTTCATCAGCCAGCCGGATTCGGTTGACATCGCCGACCTCGAAGGCTGGCAGGCAAAACTCGCGGCGAAGCGGTCGGTGATCCAGGGCATCGAAGTCAAGAAGATCAAGGAATTCGATAACATCCTGCCGATTTTCACCAAGGGCGAGATCGACGGCCACAAGATTCCGCGCCAGGGCATTTCGCCCTATGAGGCGATGTATATCGAAAAGCCCAATTCCACCGAACTACATGACGGCGTCACCGAATGGGCGACGTTCCTGCCGCAGGTCTACAACGCGGACTCGATCGGCTATCGCCCCGATCTGGTCGGCCATGAAGTCACCGAGTGGAAGGATCTGATCGATCCGAAATTCAAGGGCAAGGCCGCGATCCTCGACGTCCCGGCGATCGGCATCATGGACGCCGCGTTATGCTTCGAAAGCGCTGGCCTCATTAAATACGCCAACAAAGGCAACATGACCAAAGAGGAGATCGACTTCACCTGCAACAAATTGATCCAGCTGAAGAAGGACGGTCAGTTCCGCGCCACCTGGACGACGTTCGACCAATCGGTGCAGTTGATGGCGGCCGGTGAAGTCGTGATCCAGTCGATGTGGTCGCCGGCGGTTGCGGCCGTCCGCGTCAAGGAAATCCCTTGCGTCTATGCGCCGGTCAACATCAAGAACGGCAAGGAAGGCTACCGCGGCTGGTGCAACGGCATGGGCCTGATGAAGCATCTGTCGGGCAAGAAGCTCGATGCGGCCTACGAATATCTCAACTGGTATCTGTCGGGCTGGCAGGGCGGCTTCGTCGGTCGCTACGGCTATTACAGCCCGGTGCCTTCGACGGCGAAGAAATTCCTCACCGCCGCAGAGTGGGACTTCTGGTACGACGGCAAGCCGGCACCCGAAATCATCAACGATCCCTACGGCGTGCCGATGGAAAAGGCCGGCACCAAGCGGGACGGCGGTTCGTTCCTCGAGCGGGTCAAGAACATCTCGTGCTGGAACACGCTGATGGACGAGGCCGCCTACATGAACAAGCGCTGGAACGATTTCAAGGTCGCTTGATCTGACAGCACAAGCTGCCGGTGCGGCGCGCGCATCGGCAGCTCCTTCTCGCAAAGAAGTTTTAGGCGGACTTGAGTTAGGCCATACCGGATGTTGCGGCGAAATCTAACTGCATGGCTGTACGTGGCCCCGCTGATGCTGGTCCTCGTGCCGTTCTTTTTGCTGCCGATCCTGGTGGTGCTCGCGGCAAGTTTTTTTGAGACCGATGGCTTCGGCGGATTATTGCCGACGTTCACGCTTGCGAACTATCTCGATGTCCTGACCTCGGCGCAGACCTTTCATCTTTATGTCGCGACCTTGAAGTTCACGGTCTTGACCTGGGTCTTTACGCTGCTGATCGGGTTTCCGGTCGCGTATTTCCTGGTGTTTCATGTCAAGAACCAGTTGCTCGCCATCTCGCTGTTTCTGATCTGCACCGTTCCGTTCTGGACCTCGAATATCATCCGGATGATCTCCTGGATTCCGCTGCTCGGAAAGGAGGGGCTGGTCAACTCGACGCTGCTTGCGACGGGGGTGATCCACCAACCGATCGAGGTGCTGCTCTATTCGAGTCTGGCGGTCGTCATCGCCTATGTCCACCAATTGACGATCTTCATGGTGGTGCCGATCTTCAATTCGCTGGCGCGGATCGACAAGCGGATCGTCGAGGCCGCCCTCGATGCCGGCGCGAGCCGCCTCGACGTCATGCGCTACATCGTCATTCCCTTGTCGAAAAGCGGCATCGCGTTGGGGTCGATTTTTGTCATTTCGATCGTGATGGGCGACTTTTTCGTCGTCAAGGTGATGTCCGGCGGCAGTTCGGCGTCCGTCGTCAGCGCGTTCTATGAAAACGTCGGGGTGCTACAATATCCGCTCGCGGCGGCCAGTGCGGTGGTGCTGACATTGATCCTGACGGTCGTGATCTCCGCCATCCTTCGCGCGGTCGATCTGCGCCGGGAAATCGCCCAATGACGGTGGCGCTGGAAAGGTACGATGTCTCGATGAGCAAGGCCCGACGCGGCGTAGTGGCGCGAAGCGACCGCAGGCCCTGGACATTCTACGTGCTCGCGGCGGTCTTTACGTTCTACGTCGCGGCCCTGTACGGGCCGATGATCTGCATCTACATCCTGTCGTTTCAGGATATCCGCGGCGGCCTGGTATTTCCGATGAAGGGCCACTCGCTGCACTGGTTCATCGACCTCTTCACGCAAGTGCGCACTGGCGACGTCAAGGGCTCGTTCGATCGCTCGATCAAGCTGGCCGCGCTGGTGACGGTGATCACGCTGGTGTTTTCCTTCATGGCGGGACTGGCGTTCCGGCGAAGGTTTTTCGGCGACACCTTTGTATTCTATCTGATGATCGGCAGCCTGGTGGCGCCGGGTCTCGTGCTCGGCATCGGCGTCGGCCTTCTGTTCCAATGGGTCGGCATCAGCCCGAGCTGGTACACCTCTGCGCTGGGCGCGCAGCTGTCCTGGACATTGCCGTTCGGCGTGCTGGTGATGTTCGCGGTGATGTCGCGCTTCAACAGCGTCTGGGAGGAGGCAGCGCGCGATCTCGGTGCGAGCCGCTGGCAGACCATCCGGCTCGTCGTGATCCCGGTGCTGGCACCCGGTCTCGTCGCCGTCGCGCTGTTCGGCTTCACGCTGTCCTATGACGAGTTCGCCCGCACGCTGCAGACCGCCGGCTCCCTCAACACCCTGCCGCTCGAAATCTGGAGCATGACGCTGAACGTGACCTCGCCCTCGCTCTATGCACTGGGTACGGTGACGACGATCGTTTCGTTCGCCATTATCGGCATCTGCATCGGCGCCATCGTTCTCATCAACAAGCGCCGCGGTGTCCGCGCCGACAATAGTCACTAAGGGAATCCTCCATGCGCGCTGGCAAAGGCGATATCGAACTGGCCGGTCTCTGCAAGAGTTTTGACGGCGCCACCAATGTGGTTGACGGCGTCAACTTGAAGATTCCGGACGGCGCCTATTGCTGCTTCCTCGGCCCCTCCGGCTGCGGCAAGACCACGATCCTGCGCATGATCGCCGGCCACGAAGATCCGACCGCCGGCGAAATCGTCATCGGCGGCGAGAATGTCGTGGGGCTGGCGCCGGTCGAGCGGCGGACGGCGATGATGTTCCAGTCCTACGCGCTGTTTCCGCATCTCTCGGTCCGCGACAACATCGCCTTCGCGCTGCGGGTGCGCGGGCAATCCAAGGCGGAGCGCTACAAGGCCGTCGATCGGATGATGGAGAAGGTGCGGCTGACGGAACTGGCCGATCGTCTGCCGGCAAATCTATCAGGCGGACAACAGCAGCGCGTCGCGCTGGCGCGCGCGGCGATCACCGAACCCCGCGTGCTGCTGCTCGACGAACCCCTTTCCGCGCTCGACGAACAGCTTCGCGTGCAGATGCGGCAGGAATTGCGGCGGATGCAGCGCGATCTCGGCATCACCTTCGTTCACGTCACCCACACCCAGCTCGAGGCGATCGCGCTCGCCGACATCGTCGTCGTGATGGAGAAGGGCAAGATCAAGCAGGCAGGCCCCGCGCGCGAGGTCTATGCCCATCCGCGCGACCGCTATGTCGCGGAATTCCTCGGCGGGCAGAATGTGCTGTCCGGCAAGGTCGAAAAAGTCGGCGAGGATCATCTCGTGATCTCGCAGCCGAACCGCGGTGGAATTCAGGTCGGTGTAAAGCCCAATCCGCGTATCGAGGTGGGCGATCGCATCGATCTCGCGGTTCGGCGCGATGATATCGAACTGATGCGCGCGGATGCGTCCGGCCTTGAAAACGGCGCGACGGCGCTGCCGAGCCGGGTATTGGCGATCGAGTACCAGGGCTCGTTCGTCAAGGTGATGCTCGATACTATCCCGGACGAAGACTTCGTCGCCTACATCCCCGAACGCATATTTTTCCGCGATCCCTTTGATATCGGCGATATCCTGCTCGCCACCTGGTCGGCGGGCCGCGCCCGTGTTCTTGCCTGATGTCAGCCAACCAACCGGAGGTCACCCATGATGATCAGTTTTGCGCTTAACGGCCGGCCCCGGACCGTCGATGTCGAGCCCGCGACATTGGTCGCGGACCTGCTCCGCGAGACCCTGAACCTGACCGGAACGCATGTCGGCTGCGACACCAGCCAGTGCGGGGCCTGCGTCGTCCTGTTCAACGGCGAGGCGGTGAAGAGCTGCACGCTGCTCGCGCCGATGCTGGATGGCGGCACGCTGACGACGATCGAGGGATTAGCCGAATTAGGCGGCTCCAATCGCCTGCATCCGATGCAGGAGGCGTTCCATCAAAATCACGGCCTGCAATGCGGCTTCTGCACGCCCGGCATGGTGATGACGGCGGTGGCGCTGACGGCGAAGAATCCGGCGCCGACGGAGGCCGAAGTCCGCCACGGTCTGGAAGGCAATATCTGCCGCTGCACAGGTTACCAGAACATCGTGGCATCGGTTTTGGCCGGTGCGGCGGCCATGAACGCACCCGCGATCGGAGAATGACCATGTCGAACGTCATCGGGATTGGCGCCGCGCCGCGCCGCAAGGAAGATTTCCGCTTTCTGACCGGTCGCGGCAATTATGTCGCCGACGTCAAGCGCGCCGACATGACATTCGGCGTGTTCATCCGTTCGCAGCACGGCCACGCGGTGATCCGCGGCATCGACAAGAAGCCGGCGCTGGCGCTGCCGGGCGTTGAGGCCGTTTTGACCGGCGAGGACGTCGCGGCCGACGGCCTGGGATCGCTGCCTTGCGGCTGGGGCATCCATGGCTCCGACGGCCTGCCGATGAAGGAGCCGCCGTTCCCGATGCTGGCGCAGGGCAAGGTGCGCTTCGTCGGCGATATGGTCGCCTTCGTCATCGCTGATACGCTGGAGCAGGCGCGCGCCGCCGCTGAGGCGGTCGAGATTGATTACGAGGTGCTGCCGTCGGTGGTCGGCGTGCTCGAAGCCGTTCGCCCGGGCGCGCCGCAATTGTTCGACGATGTGCCGAACAATCTGTGCTGCGACTGGGAGCTCGGCGACAAGGCCGCGGTCGCGGTCGCCTTCCGCAAGGCCGCGCATGTCGCGCGCTTAAGCCTTGTCAACAATCGGCTGATTGGCAATCCAATGGAGCCGCGCGCGGCGATCGCCGAATATAATGCCGGCACCGGTCATTACACGCTGTGGTCCACCAGCCAGTTTCCGCATGTGGTGCGGTTTCTGATGAGCGCGCTGGTGCTGAAGATTCCCGAGCAGAAGATGCGCGTGGTGGCGCCCGATGTCGGCGGCGGCTTTGGCGTCAAGCAATTCCACTATGGCGAGGAAGCCGTCATCACCTGGGCCGCAAAACGCGTCGGCCGTCCCGTGAAATGGGTGGCCGACCGTTCCGAAGGATTTGTCTCCGATCGTCACGGCCGCGATCACGTCACCGAAGCCGAACTTGCGCTCGACGAGAACGGAAAATTCCTGGCGCTGAAGGTCGCAACACTGGCCAATATGGGCGGCTACCTCTCGACCTTCGGTCCCAATATTCCGACCAACCTCTATGGGCCATTGTTGAGCGGCGTCTACACCACGCCCGCGATCTATTGCAACGTCAAGGTGGTCTTCACGAACACCGTGCCGGTCGATGCCTATCGCGGCGCCGGCCGTCCCGAGGCGACCTTCGTGGTCGAACGGCTGGTCGACGTCGCGGCGAAAGAGATGGGGATCGATCGCGTCGAGTTACGCCGGCGCAACATCATCCCGAAGGAAGCCTATCCGTATCAGACGCCGGTGCTGGTCGAATATGATTCCGGCGATCCGATGGGATGCCTTGAAGGCGCGCTCGTTGCGGCCGACGTCGCGGGCTTTGGCGCGCGCAAGGCGGCTTCCGAACGTGACGGCAAATTCCGCGGCCTTGGGTTTTCGACCTATGTCGAGGCCTGCGGCCTGGCGCCGTCGCGCTTTGCCGGCCGTCTCGGCGCCCGCGGCGGACTCTACGAGAGCGCCACCGTTCGTGTGCATCCGACCGGACAGGTGACGGTCCTGATCGGCACCCATAATCACGGGCAGGGGCATGAGACCACCTTCGCGCAGATCGTGTCCGAAAAACTCGGGGTCGCCTTCGACAACGTCGACATCGTGTTCGGCGATACCGACCGCGTACAGTTCGGCATGGGCACCTATGGCTCGCGCTCGCTCGTCGTCGGCGGCGCCGCGCTAGCGAAGGCCAGCGACAAGGTCGTGACAAAAGGCAAGAAGATCGCGGCGCATCTGCTTGAAGCGAGCGAGCAGGACATTCAGTTCGAGGCGGGCGTGTTCTCGGTCGCCGGCACCGACCGCGGCAAGACCTTCCAGGAAATCGCAGGTGCGGCTTATGTTCCGCACAATTATCCGCTGGAGGTGCTGGAGCCCGGGCTCGAGGAGCAGGCCTATTACGATCCGATCAATTTTACCTATCCCGGCGGCTGTCACATCGCCGAGGTCGAGATCGATCCCGAGACCGGCATCGTGACGCTGGAGAAATATACCGCGGTCGACGACGTCGGCACCGTGATCAATCCGATGATCGTCGAAGGCCAGTTGCATGGCGGCATCGTTCAGGGCGTCGGCCAGGCGCTGTTCGAGAACGCCGTCTATGATGACGTCTCGGGGCAGCTGTTGTCGGGTTCGTTCATGGACTACACCATGCCGCGCGCCGATCACTTGCCGAACATGACGATCAAGACCCATTCCACGCGGTGCACCCACACGCCGATGGGCGTGAAGGGCTGCGGCGAGGTCGGCACGATCGGTTCGCCCGCCGCCGTCATCAATGCCGTGGTCGACGCGCTGTCGCATCTTGGCGTTCAGCACGTCGACATGCCGGCGACGCCGAACCGGATCTGGCGCGTTATTCAGAACGCCGTGATGCCGCGCGCCGCGGAATAGGAGGAAACAAAAATGAGATCATTTGCATTTCACCGGCCGGACAGCCTTCATGAAGTCTCGGCATTATTGAGCGCCGTTACCGACAGCATGCCGCTCGCCGGCGGCATGACGCTGTTGCCGACCATCAAGCAGCGGCTCGCTTCTCCGGCCGCGCTGATCGACTTGTCGAAGATCCCGCAATTATCAGGGATTTCGGCGAGTGACGAAATCCTGACCATCGGCGCGATGACCCGCCATGTCGATGTCGCGGAGTCCGAACTGGTGCGCGGCAAGATACCGCTGTTGGCGCATCTCGCCGCCGGCATCGGCGATCCCGCAGTACGCAACCGGGGCACCATCGGCGGCTCGGTCGCCAACAACGATCCGTCCGCCGACTATCCGGCCGCGGTGCTGGCGCTCGATGCGAGTGTCGTCACCGACCGCCGCGAGATTGCGGCCGACGCGTTCTTCCGGGGTCTGTTCGAGACCGCGCTCGAGCCGGGCGAGATCATCACGTCGTTGCGCTTTCCGATTCCGTCTGCCGGCGGCTATGCGAAATTCAAATCGCCGGCGTCGCGCTATGCCGTGGTCGGGGTCTGCGTCGCCAAGAGGGGCGGCAAAGTCCGTGTCGCCGTGACCGGCGCCGGCCCCGGCGTCTTCCGCGTCGCGTCGATGGAAGCCGCGCTCGAGGCGTCCTTCACGCCAAGCGCGGTCGCGGCGATCAAAGTGCCGTCGAAAAACCTGACTTCCGATATCCACGCGGATTCGGAATACCGCGCGCATCTCGTGACCGTGATGGCGAAAAAGGCCGTGGCGGCCGCTCTTTTGAATTTGTGAGGCATGCGGTGAAAGCAGGAAGCGCGCGCGCCGACGGCGCCGTCGACGCGAACGAATTGGCGAGACTCTCGGCCGTCGAGCTGCTGGAGGGTTATCGCAGCAGGCGATTCACGCCGCGTGACGTCATCGAAGACGTCATCGCCGCGCTGGAACTGACCAACGCATCGTGCAACGTGGTCGTGACCGCGACCTATGATTCCGCGCGCGCCGCGGCCGACGAAGCCACCGCGGCGTGGTCGACAGGACGTCCCGAAGGCAAATTGGCTGGCGTCCCGGTGAGCATAAAAGATCTCGTCTATGTCGCCGGCGTGCGCGCGCTCGGCGGCGCCCCCGCCAACAAGGATCTGGTGCCGAGCGTCGATGCGGCCGTGGTGTCGGCACTGAAATCGGCGGGCGCGATCGTCACGTGCAAGACCACCACCTGCGAATCCGGATACAAGCTCACCGCCGACAGTCCGGTGTCCGGCATCACCCGCAATCCCTGGAACACGGATCGGACCAGCGGCGGATCGAGCGGCGGCGCCGCGGCGTCGGTTGCCGCCGGATGCGGTCCGCTCGCGATTGGCACCGATGGCGTCGGCTCGATCCGGGTGCCGTCGTCTTTCTGCGGCGTGGTCGGCATCAAGCCGACATTCGGACTGGTGCCGCGGTCGCCGGGATTTTCACCGCCATCATGGGCCTCGCTGGCGCATACCGGGCCGATCGCGCGCACCGTGGCCGATGCCGCATTGTTGCTGGAAGTGGTCGCCGCCCATGATCTGCGCGATGCCGCGAGCCTGCCGGTGCCGCCGCGCAGTTTTGATGCGATTCCGGGCAAGCTTGACGGCATCACGATCGGAAGCAGTGTCGACTTCGGTTACGCCGCGGTCGCGCCCGATGTGCGCAAGGCTTTCCGCCTGGCGGCCGACACCTTGGGCTCGCTCGGCGCCGATATCGTGCCGGATTGTGTGCAGTTCGCGCCGGATATGCTGGAGCGGATCCTGAAACCGATCGCCTATACCGAGCAGGCGGCAGCCGTGTCAGGCCGCGATACCAGCGCGCTCGCCTCGTCCGACAGCGACTACCGCGACGTTGTTGCCCAAGGCGCGACCTATAGCGGCATCGACTATGTCGAGGCCAATTATCGCCGCAACAGCCTGCGCGCGTCTTTCCTGGAGATTTTCAAGACAGTCGATGCCATCGTCACGCCGACGGTTGCGGTGACGGCATTCCAAGCCGGCGCGCTCGGCGTCGACCGGGTTGATGGCGTCGCCGTCGACCGCCATCTAGGCTGGTCGCCGTTCTCGTGGCCGATAAATCTGACCGGACTGCCGGCCGCGACGATTCCCTGCGGGTTCGATAGCGACGGGCTCCCGATCGGGCTTCAGATTGTCGCGCCTTGGCTCGACGAGGACCTGATTGTGCGCATCGCCGCCGCGTTCGAAGCCGCGCGGCCCTGGGCCCGGTTTCGTCCCCGAATGTCCTGAAGGGCCGGAGACGGCATCGGCCGGCGACAACGGCAGTTCCTTGCCGAGCAGCAATTCGTCATCGAGATTGAGATAATGCGCGAGGTAATCGTGCAGCGCGCCTGCGGCCTTCGATGTTGCCGCCGGCGATTTGTAGAGCAGGAGATCGACCTTGGGCAGCGGCGGCAGCCCTTCGGGAGCGCCGATCTCGCGCATGTTGCGCACCAGCGCGCTTCGGCCGAGCACAGTCACCGCCATGCCGGCAAACGCCGCGGCCTGCAAGCCAGAGACGCTGTGGCTGACGCAGGCGATGCGCCATCTTAGCCGCGCGGCCTCCAGTTGCTCGATCGCATGGTCGCGGAAGATATTGCCCGGCGGCAAAAGCGCGAGCGGGATCGGCTTTTCATTGTGGGCGGTGGATTGCTCGCCGGTCATCCAGACCAGTTGTTCCTGCCTCACCACCTGCCCGCCGGTGAAATCGTTCATGCGGGTCACGAGCGCAATATCGACTTCGCCGCGCTTGACGCATCCGACCAGCGGCGTCGACAGCGAGCAGTTCAACTCGAGCTGGACGCGCGGAAAGGCTTTGCGGAAGATTTTCAGGATCGCCGGCAGCATGAAGGCGGCATAGAGGTCGGGCGTGCCGAGCACGACGTGGCCTTCGATATCCGGCGAGGCGAGCTGCGACAGCAATTCGTCATGAAAACCGAGGATCGAGCGCGCATAGCTCAAGACGGTCTCGCCTTCCGCGGTGAGGAACAGCCGGCGGCCTTCATGGATGAAGATGGCCTTTCCGGTGAGTTCCTCGAGCCGCTGCAGTTGCAGGGTGATCGCCGGTTGGGTGCGGCCGAGCCGCCGCGCGGTCTCGGTGATGCTTCCGGTCTCGACCACCGACATCAGCGAGCGCAGCATCCGAATATCCAGGTTGATGAGGTTCATTGCGTCACTCACGGTCCGGGGTCCTGCATATTCCATGCAATTTTCATGCTGCGATGCCGAACGGGGAAGGCCAGATAGTGCTGATGAAACAGGCTGCGGTGTGCAAGGGCTGCCATGCTGCTCGCAAAAAGGGCGAGGCGCCATCCCGAACATGCGCCGCGTGCTCCAGGACCGCGACAACACGCCACCGGCCGGTATTGGGATCACGATCGCCGAGGTGGTCGCTTTGACAGCGATTTCCGCTTCGGCTTCGCCGAAGCTTTCGCAGCCTCAATCTCCGGCTCGATCGATC is drawn from Bradyrhizobium lablabi and contains these coding sequences:
- a CDS encoding ABC transporter substrate-binding protein, with translation MLDDDNTNDNASSAKRPVKRKDLSRRAVLKAGAAVAGAAIGSDAIRGFPTIWAQEIKDIELRHVGVSYSVVKAIGDQAAKDLGFKVTMQNLDTSAAINRFISQPDSVDIADLEGWQAKLAAKRSVIQGIEVKKIKEFDNILPIFTKGEIDGHKIPRQGISPYEAMYIEKPNSTELHDGVTEWATFLPQVYNADSIGYRPDLVGHEVTEWKDLIDPKFKGKAAILDVPAIGIMDAALCFESAGLIKYANKGNMTKEEIDFTCNKLIQLKKDGQFRATWTTFDQSVQLMAAGEVVIQSMWSPAVAAVRVKEIPCVYAPVNIKNGKEGYRGWCNGMGLMKHLSGKKLDAAYEYLNWYLSGWQGGFVGRYGYYSPVPSTAKKFLTAAEWDFWYDGKPAPEIINDPYGVPMEKAGTKRDGGSFLERVKNISCWNTLMDEAAYMNKRWNDFKVA
- a CDS encoding ABC transporter permease; translation: MLRRNLTAWLYVAPLMLVLVPFFLLPILVVLAASFFETDGFGGLLPTFTLANYLDVLTSAQTFHLYVATLKFTVLTWVFTLLIGFPVAYFLVFHVKNQLLAISLFLICTVPFWTSNIIRMISWIPLLGKEGLVNSTLLATGVIHQPIEVLLYSSLAVVIAYVHQLTIFMVVPIFNSLARIDKRIVEAALDAGASRLDVMRYIVIPLSKSGIALGSIFVISIVMGDFFVVKVMSGGSSASVVSAFYENVGVLQYPLAAASAVVLTLILTVVISAILRAVDLRREIAQ
- a CDS encoding ABC transporter permease, with the translated sequence MSKARRGVVARSDRRPWTFYVLAAVFTFYVAALYGPMICIYILSFQDIRGGLVFPMKGHSLHWFIDLFTQVRTGDVKGSFDRSIKLAALVTVITLVFSFMAGLAFRRRFFGDTFVFYLMIGSLVAPGLVLGIGVGLLFQWVGISPSWYTSALGAQLSWTLPFGVLVMFAVMSRFNSVWEEAARDLGASRWQTIRLVVIPVLAPGLVAVALFGFTLSYDEFARTLQTAGSLNTLPLEIWSMTLNVTSPSLYALGTVTTIVSFAIIGICIGAIVLINKRRGVRADNSH
- a CDS encoding ABC transporter ATP-binding protein; the protein is MRAGKGDIELAGLCKSFDGATNVVDGVNLKIPDGAYCCFLGPSGCGKTTILRMIAGHEDPTAGEIVIGGENVVGLAPVERRTAMMFQSYALFPHLSVRDNIAFALRVRGQSKAERYKAVDRMMEKVRLTELADRLPANLSGGQQQRVALARAAITEPRVLLLDEPLSALDEQLRVQMRQELRRMQRDLGITFVHVTHTQLEAIALADIVVVMEKGKIKQAGPAREVYAHPRDRYVAEFLGGQNVLSGKVEKVGEDHLVISQPNRGGIQVGVKPNPRIEVGDRIDLAVRRDDIELMRADASGLENGATALPSRVLAIEYQGSFVKVMLDTIPDEDFVAYIPERIFFRDPFDIGDILLATWSAGRARVLA
- a CDS encoding (2Fe-2S)-binding protein, whose translation is MMISFALNGRPRTVDVEPATLVADLLRETLNLTGTHVGCDTSQCGACVVLFNGEAVKSCTLLAPMLDGGTLTTIEGLAELGGSNRLHPMQEAFHQNHGLQCGFCTPGMVMTAVALTAKNPAPTEAEVRHGLEGNICRCTGYQNIVASVLAGAAAMNAPAIGE
- a CDS encoding xanthine dehydrogenase family protein molybdopterin-binding subunit, translating into MSNVIGIGAAPRRKEDFRFLTGRGNYVADVKRADMTFGVFIRSQHGHAVIRGIDKKPALALPGVEAVLTGEDVAADGLGSLPCGWGIHGSDGLPMKEPPFPMLAQGKVRFVGDMVAFVIADTLEQARAAAEAVEIDYEVLPSVVGVLEAVRPGAPQLFDDVPNNLCCDWELGDKAAVAVAFRKAAHVARLSLVNNRLIGNPMEPRAAIAEYNAGTGHYTLWSTSQFPHVVRFLMSALVLKIPEQKMRVVAPDVGGGFGVKQFHYGEEAVITWAAKRVGRPVKWVADRSEGFVSDRHGRDHVTEAELALDENGKFLALKVATLANMGGYLSTFGPNIPTNLYGPLLSGVYTTPAIYCNVKVVFTNTVPVDAYRGAGRPEATFVVERLVDVAAKEMGIDRVELRRRNIIPKEAYPYQTPVLVEYDSGDPMGCLEGALVAADVAGFGARKAASERDGKFRGLGFSTYVEACGLAPSRFAGRLGARGGLYESATVRVHPTGQVTVLIGTHNHGQGHETTFAQIVSEKLGVAFDNVDIVFGDTDRVQFGMGTYGSRSLVVGGAALAKASDKVVTKGKKIAAHLLEASEQDIQFEAGVFSVAGTDRGKTFQEIAGAAYVPHNYPLEVLEPGLEEQAYYDPINFTYPGGCHIAEVEIDPETGIVTLEKYTAVDDVGTVINPMIVEGQLHGGIVQGVGQALFENAVYDDVSGQLLSGSFMDYTMPRADHLPNMTIKTHSTRCTHTPMGVKGCGEVGTIGSPAAVINAVVDALSHLGVQHVDMPATPNRIWRVIQNAVMPRAAE
- a CDS encoding FAD binding domain-containing protein; translated protein: MRSFAFHRPDSLHEVSALLSAVTDSMPLAGGMTLLPTIKQRLASPAALIDLSKIPQLSGISASDEILTIGAMTRHVDVAESELVRGKIPLLAHLAAGIGDPAVRNRGTIGGSVANNDPSADYPAAVLALDASVVTDRREIAADAFFRGLFETALEPGEIITSLRFPIPSAGGYAKFKSPASRYAVVGVCVAKRGGKVRVAVTGAGPGVFRVASMEAALEASFTPSAVAAIKVPSKNLTSDIHADSEYRAHLVTVMAKKAVAAALLNL
- a CDS encoding amidase, producing the protein MKAGSARADGAVDANELARLSAVELLEGYRSRRFTPRDVIEDVIAALELTNASCNVVVTATYDSARAAADEATAAWSTGRPEGKLAGVPVSIKDLVYVAGVRALGGAPANKDLVPSVDAAVVSALKSAGAIVTCKTTTCESGYKLTADSPVSGITRNPWNTDRTSGGSSGGAAASVAAGCGPLAIGTDGVGSIRVPSSFCGVVGIKPTFGLVPRSPGFSPPSWASLAHTGPIARTVADAALLLEVVAAHDLRDAASLPVPPRSFDAIPGKLDGITIGSSVDFGYAAVAPDVRKAFRLAADTLGSLGADIVPDCVQFAPDMLERILKPIAYTEQAAAVSGRDTSALASSDSDYRDVVAQGATYSGIDYVEANYRRNSLRASFLEIFKTVDAIVTPTVAVTAFQAGALGVDRVDGVAVDRHLGWSPFSWPINLTGLPAATIPCGFDSDGLPIGLQIVAPWLDEDLIVRIAAAFEAARPWARFRPRMS